The Toxotes jaculatrix isolate fToxJac2 chromosome 14, fToxJac2.pri, whole genome shotgun sequence genome window below encodes:
- the ifi30 gene encoding gamma-interferon-inducible lysosomal thiol reductase, with the protein MMKAPLLLIVAVWLNTQYGDCTLSSSCSYPPSKWCSSLDSAIQCGVLKQCLESNFTRSHQTADKVNVGLYYESLCPGCRQFLSEMLFPTWVLLNEIMTVTLVPYGNAVEKPDGQKYTFECQHGEQECLGNMIETCLLNMTDYAFPVIFCMESSADVIKSAKSCVEIYTPQLSWDTIMSCVKGDLGNQLMHQNALKTKSLNPPHEYVPWVTINEEHTEDLQNKAMSSLFTLVCGMYKGTKPTACGGSQRHYKSYCHNE; encoded by the exons ATGATGAaggctcctctgctgctgattgtGGCTGTTTGGTTAAACACTCAGTACGGCGACTgcactctctcctcttcatgCTCCTATCCTCCATCAAAGTGGTGCTCATCTCTGGACTCAGCTATCCAGTGCGGG GTTCTGAAGCAGTGCCTTGAGTCCAACTTCACCAGGTCCCATCAGACAGCAGATAAAGTCAACGTGGGGCTTTACTATGAGAGCCTGTGTCCCGGCTGCAGACAGTTTCTCAGTGAGATGCTCTTCCCCACCTGGGTCTTGCTGAATGAGATCATGACTGTTACTCTGGTGCCCTACGGAAATGCAGTG GAGAAACCTGACGGACAGAAGTATACTTTTGAGTGCCAGCATGGAGAACAGGAATGTCTGGGCAACATGATTGAG ACTTGTTTACTCAACATGACCGACTATGCTTTCCCAGTCATCTTCTGTATGGAATCCTCAGCTGATGTCATCAAGTCAGCCAAGAGC TGTGTGGAAATCTACACCCCTCAACTGAGCTGGGACACCATCATGAGCTGTGTGAAAGGGGATCTGGGAAACCAGCTGATGCATCAGAATGCCCTGAAGACCAAATCCCTCAACCCTCCACACGAGTATGTGCCCTGGGTGACCATTAATGAG GAGCACACAGAGGATTTGCAGAACAAAGCCATGTCTTCTCTCTTCACTCTGGTCTGCGGCATGTACAAG ggcacCAAGCCCACGGCCTGTGGGGGGAGCCAGAGACACTACAAAAGCTACTGCCATAATGAGTGA